The DNA region actgagtaattaaatACAACTAgacttttgattcgaaagtagctgtccacattacacttggaaacattaaggttaagccggttcaaagtgcaccaatggtgtacagtattgatgttctcttgcagttgaccTCAATCTGAtatagagtcaatcctatggaaaagctttaggtcatcagcatatgctaactTCAGAGACCCtcataaatgtttattttacattgttaataaaatcttaaaatcagtTTAGTACTTATTCAGATATGCACCATTACAACACCAGTTATAGTAGAAATATTATCACAGATACCACAGACTTTCTATTGTGTACAGTTTTCTAATGTTATTCCATTCCATATAGCAAAATCTTAAGGccaagatatttttaaagaaaattaaattatatttggtaaattggtgcgttttataattttgatgaaTACAGGGTAAGtagttttctattttctttgatGATTTTGAGTGCAACTGTAATTGTATtcagatataaatttttagattgcCTGCATTTATTTCCTGATTCTGAACGAGGGTTTGTTTTCTTTAGGCATTCCATTTCCagagcaattgagggtggagatcaagtcattagcgaaaacgttaaagagaagaGGGCCCAAGTaagagccctgaggaactccagaggtgggtgaaaaacaagcagatctaaagccttcgaccactacaaactgagagcggtcaactaaataggagttaaggagctttatcaagagatcggagaatccaaactggcgttcaagcttatttaataggatgaagtggtcaatctggtcaaaagccttttgaaaaTCTGTTTAGATAGCATCGATTTGAcctctatcattaagtgcttcacacacaaactgagagaagaatgctaggtttgtagtacatgagcggccagaaataaagccatgttgatcgttggccagcatggacttaaccttgggaaaacttaatttataaagagtcaactcgaataactttgagaaattgcacagaatggatatagggcggtaatgctctattgttccagcatcgccctttttaaagatagggcaaactttggcttgcttccagatattgggaaaaatacctgtgttaaggatcagattaaaaatgtggaggaagagggtctgtaagtgcaacagagcagtccttagctaaaaaactaggaattagatctgggcCAGAGGTCGTTTTGCTTTGGAGACACTTGCTCGCCAATATAATGTCGGTAGTCGCGAGCGCGACGACATCTATGCAAGTTAAGGGAAGTTCAGAGACAACAGGATGATCGCTGGGAAGTGAGTTCATGtatacactcctgaaataatctccaaaagcggacacaatgctgtcaggcatattgtatgattggttagaaaGGTTCATTGAGCTGGGGATTTAAGACTGATTACGTTTGCTTcaaataaaagaccaaaattcactcggatcggaggttattttgttctcaatactatggatgtacattttgtaggcttgtgcagttagagctttaattgtcttgcaCAGAGACCTAAATATCTCTAGATGATGATTAGACTTGGAAATCTTAATATCATGAAAtgcctttttatattatattgagTGGTTCTCAGTTGCTAGACTGTTCTTCAGTGAAGGATTTGGGCATTGAAGTAGATAAGAGGCTCACATACCAGCATGTAGCACAGATCACTggttcagccttaaaatccCTCGGGTTTATAGTAAGGTCCACTTCTCAATTTAGGAATATATCCAGCTTGACTGTATTGTACAATTCATTAGTAAAgtctaaattaatgtatggctCTATGTTGTGGTTCCCCATCTATGATGTTAATGTAAACAGACTGGAGTATGTACAGCGCAGATTCTTAAAGTTACTTTCTGTAAGTTGGATGGAGTATATCCAGTAAGAGGTGTGGAACAGGAGTACCTGCTGAATAGATTCAACTATTTGTcactaaagcaaaatactattatctcagatatttttatataaactttgcaataataaaattgattgttctgagctcttagagaggctacctctatttgttcctcctgccaatacaaggaggcaccatatattttatccctCTCTTAACTTAACAAATCTGTCCAGCAAAGCTCCACTGTGCCGTGCTTGTGGTATAATCAGATGAATGCTATAGATGTCGACATCTTTAGCAGcactgaatatgtttttaaaaaaaggatgtgttccactcttaatttgaatgatacctgattatttttctgtgattgttatcatttggttagtgtgtcttatattcttacaattacgctattgttttaaattttaaattttgttatcactctatattggatcttatattatttttttatattatttttttttgtactacttatttCGATTGTCTTATAATTGGGaattttcctgttggacaataaactatttgaatttgaattacgCATTATGTCCCCCGAAAACCAGGGAGGGAAACGTCTTTTACGTTTTACCTTGAAGGGTACCGCTCTAGCGAAAGTGTTGTTGGAagtgaaacaaataaaaaaaagcttttggCTCGtggggtaaaaaaaaaattgtattgtggcagttaacgtgttaaaacaaattaaattacacttaaaCTGATAATTAATACTGAATCCTTACCTGTGCATTTTCATATTGTAAATTTTGTGCCTTATGCTCCAAAGTGATCATTTTCTGTTCCGCTAATGGTTCTAACTTTGTCCTTAAATAATCCGGGACTAAATCATGTGAAAATGTTGAAATCCTACCTTCAGTTACCTGGAGCAATTGCTCATCCCTTTCAGGTGATAACATTAAAGGTAACACTGTGAGATTTCTAAGGTTCGGACATTTGTCATGGCTGAGCACTTTTGAGAGGGATattaactataaaattaaatttgtaaattggtaatattaaatatagttgtaaaatatatataatgttaaatataaatgtagTATATAGTGTTCTACTATATCACCTGTCCAGAAATTAAAGCATAATTGTCCATCAATTTGGGCCAGTTGAGGGTGTCATATTCGTTTTCAACTTTGAATATCATAGCTGCCAGAGAAGCCTTCAAGTCATTTACCCTTTGAATGATGGATTCCAAAGCTGATTCTAATTGTTTTTCTTCTCTTTGttgcattttaataattttataactaTAAGTTTTACTAGTAGTGGAATAACAAAAAGCCAAAAAGGTAAACCCTAACCTCCCTAACCTAGCCTAACCTATAaaaaccacagaacacaaatatagagaaatgtgtgttgcctaatgaacagacagaaattctgttgacagctttattgacgttgttgacaaagacgggggcatccatcttgggtggcgtgtggcgggaaatttaagcttGATCTATTGCctggtatttaaattttaagtaatttgcagttgcattacaaagttgatgcattaactgacgagtgatgagatatatttaaatagaattttattttatttaaaaaaaaacaatatattttcattttagaaatacccacatttaattaaaatcatttattttaaatgttgagaaaaaataaaaattttgcatctcagacatccctcatcactttaatcaagaattaacacatcaactaaaatattatttaatttaaatttggttctcaagacattgcttatttaagatgtttagctatagatacttaccaaaaattataaattggcccgatagatatgggactaaattttaaataaaaaaaaacaaagctaaattgtcttttaaatgttttattttaagatgaattaaaataaatttaacaaaggattttaaaatgcataaaaaagtcacaatatattctaaatgaaatactgcaaactataagtatggtattaataacaccttttatgtaaaaaatagaattgttgcaggtataaagcatattttaactgaaaattctaatttctggagtttcagaaaattacctgtttttttttgtttccataagtataaaacatgataagaaatatgtaacaaacatacctaaataaaaaattaaacatatatattttttaaccatctatacaattgcaataaaataaaatatatccacaaattatggaaaacaaaatataagctcttataaagacaaaaactgaacctatctcttaaaataaatatggcttttcattgtaaataagttaattaataatgactagatataacacaaatacatatgtacgagttaatatgcatgtttttttccattttatttttttagtataagtacataaaaacaaaatatgacttttgattagtcacaatcgggtaaagatgtcacaagtcagtggggttgtctccagtaagtatgcaacatgaaacataagaaaacagattaagacagtgtattgtgtatacaatattatatattctatcaggttaaaattaaatctcctaaaagtaattcatcctaatgatccaaaatacataagttttcattattagtaagtattgattatcacattagttatgattacaattaattaaggttctaaataataccgtaaaggatttgatattagtccataatttaaaaaacacaaaagcaTAGAGAAGAGAGGTGGTGGTGGTTGCATAAAGACTGACAGAAATGTTGACCAAGAAGACTGGAGGTAAGGAGACTGATCTGAATACTAAACGTGTATacccaaaaattaacaaaaactagGTTCATAAAGTTGCCACCTCGGCGCTGTTAGTAAGAAGGTTACCCCACTTTGATTGGCTGAACACACCCTTTGATAATGTTATTGTTATATACACCTAATGATAAAATTTGGCAAtgtgttgcttatttcaaagattttctattatatttaaaaaaggtaaagtCACGCCgggaaaaaaaaagcataaaatatgttattttttaaaatttttgtttgaaatacCAGGAAATATGAATAATGAATGAAAGTAGTGCCTCTTATAAATggataattattattcttattccTGACTATCGTCGAGAAATTTAACCGAAACTCCAGAGAACTGCATAGCGGACATAGAACATCATTTTGCcttaaatagaaatattaaaagtaattaaaattattgtaaaggCTGCAAAACagtaaatgaataaataaataaataaaataagtaattctGTTAtacatgaaaaaattaataaaaaacgaaataatttacatgaaattATCTATTTTGTAGGTCTGGTTTTATTTCAGGATTTCATGAACATGTCACAttcattctttaatataaaatatagtaagttttatattaaaatatgaattaatatattcattctcaaaaaaatatatgtttcgcGAATTTGTCCGTCTATCTGTGATAATACCTAGAATATTGACTCAACTATTCAACTCATAGCTGGGTAGCCTCCCGTATGGGACCTCAGTACTTTCTAGTGATGGCTGGATAACTAACCCAACTCtcttcagttttaaatgaatagtATGTATGAGGAATTAGACAggaacagtaaataaattatctattttttttgtaaccgaAGGCAGAACTTATTACTCAGCATGATTCGATTTTTAGGGAATTGAGATCGAGGGTTTCTCTGCCGTGCTCTTTCTGCTCGTGAATTCCAGGCTGAGTAcgacattatttttttacataaataaactaagtaggtgtattatcaagactgcattttctttaataccatCCTAATAATTCAAGTTTCCCTAATTTTGTCTTGTCAAGCGCATCCGAGGTAAGTAAAAGAGAGAGTGATTCTGTTACAAAACACAACGTAGGGAGGGTAttggtttcttatttatttattttttttttcgttcgatcttttcttatttattataaaaaaaaacttatctcatcCATTCTTTATGGACGAACCTGGGTTTGTTATACTacataagaatttaaaatacttaaaacagaagtacgtggcaaggtttcatcagtgtagttgatattaaagtcaccagccaatataaccttagagtgtagggacaattgggataaaagagaatcaagtttctccagaaacatagcaatatctcctgtaggtggcctataaatacaaagaatatataaattaaaacgcctacaaaaagaaagagagaattcaaaaacattctctaacagaagattatcatacttatcaatattacaaaaaaaccgtttcaattgtttgcctagccaagatcatggttcctccatgtatagattgttgatgacaaaaatttgatataggaacataatcagatattaaaaaacagtcACTAGggctcaaccagtgctcagtcagaagtacaatatcaggaaaattacatgtgtccagcaaaagatgaagctcatccttCTTGTTTCTtggggattgtatattaagaataaagatacttaagcttttcgaagagctaatttcaatcttactagtagaatatgaacatgaatgagattcaatCTTCGTGGaaatgtctataaaaaagaag from Anthonomus grandis grandis chromosome 8, icAntGran1.3, whole genome shotgun sequence includes:
- the LOC126739526 gene encoding mediator of RNA polymerase II transcription subunit 8, producing MQQREEKQLESALESIIQRVNDLKASLAAMIFKVENEYDTLNWPKLMDNYALISGQLISLSKVLSHDKCPNLRNLTVLPLMLSPERDEQLLQVTEGRISTFSHDLVPDYLRTKLEPLAEQKMITLEHKAQNLQYENAQKQIAAYQKVVSHVWDIVNKAREEWEVEGTNRGGAQQNSSVSDTHMLVAAVGMGKGLKMGPGNGQPNPTSGGMMVAPPGRPGGPPGQGQLPPSTQSMSMNKAPSAIKTNIKSAGQMHPYGR